A section of the Rhipicephalus sanguineus isolate Rsan-2018 chromosome 11, BIME_Rsan_1.4, whole genome shotgun sequence genome encodes:
- the LOC119373669 gene encoding NPC intracellular cholesterol transporter 1 — protein MSSSWLFTVAVGVTLVSSALAQCVTYGYCGRDEDSDKPLPCAVKRNPAPLESSFLEDACPALVDGKAAYACCDAEQAAVFKSEYKTLISLGVRKDSKCFKNFQNLVCQAFCSPKQSEFVAVNGTSGSGEKLSATESVYAVHKSFAQRVYDACKDVRTHIFGIKLMKYMCGKHADGKCSAQRFLDFVGAVYSEGGYSPLKIRHVLTDSPITVDGQTLEPFNPKIL, from the coding sequence ATGTCTAGCAGCTGGCTTTTCACCGTCGCCGTAGGCGTCACGCTGGTGTCGTCCGCACTGGCTCAGTGCGTCACGTACGGCTACTGCGGCAGAGACGAGGACTCCGACAAGCCGCTGCCCTGCGCCGTTAAGCGTAACCCTGCCCCACTCGAGAGTAGCTTTCTTGAGGACGCGTGCCCCGCCCTGGTCGACGGCAAGGCGGCATATGCCTGCTGCGACGCTGAGCAGGCGGCTGTGTTCAAGTCCGAGTACAAGACCCTCATCAGCCTCGGCGTGCGCAAGGACAGCAAGTGCTTCAAGAACTTCCAGAACCTCGTCTGCCAGGCGTTCTGCTCGCCCAAGCAGTCCGAATTCGTCGCCGTCAACGGCACCAGCGGCAGCGGTGAGAAACTGTCAGCCACGGAGTCGGTCTACGCGGTGCACAAGAGTTTCGCCCAGCGAGTCTATGACGCCTGCAAGGACGTGCGCACCCACATCTTCGGCATCAAGCTGATGAAGTACATGTGCGGTAAGCACGCCGACGGCAAGTGCTCGGCCCAGCGCTTCCTGGACTTCGTGGGCGCCGTCTACTCCGAGGGCGGCTACTCGCCGCTCAAGATCCGCCACGTCCTCACCGACAGCCCGATCACGGTGGACGGCCAGACGCTGGAACCCTTCAACCCTAAGATCCTGTGA